Proteins encoded in a region of the Zerene cesonia ecotype Mississippi unplaced genomic scaffold, Zerene_cesonia_1.1 Zces_u004, whole genome shotgun sequence genome:
- the LOC119838749 gene encoding target of rapamycin complex subunit lst8, translating into MTMSGDGIAGGSQVVLVTGGYDHTIKLWQAHSGVCLRTMQHPDSQVNDLEINPSGQMVAACGYQHIRMYDLASANPDPVMNFEGVTKNVSRVGFQENGQWMYTGGEDCTARIWDLRAGRQFQCQRIFQVPAPVNAVVLHPDQSQIMVGGQTGIIHIWDLKTDHNEQLIPEAEASIQDIAIDPSGRLMAAVNNKGSCYVWALEGTPARPVPRKHLVAHHKYALRCKFSADSSMLVTTSGDCSARVWRTRDWSLARELRHDTQRWVWDAAFTIDSRYLFTGSSDSYARLWDLEKGTLEREYCGHQKPITALAFRDQPV; encoded by the exons ATGACTATGTCTGGTGATGGTATAGCTGGGGGCTCGCAAGTAGTCCTCGTCACAGGAGGGTATGACCATACTATAAAGCTATGGCAAGCACATAGCGGCGTGTGCTTAAGAACGATGCAACATCCTGACTCG cAAGTCAacgatttagaaattaaccCAAGTGGTCAAATGGTAGCAGCATGTGGTTATCAGCATATAAGAATGTATGATTTAGCTAGCGCCAACCCTGACCCTGTTATGAACTTTGAGGGAGTCACAAAGAATGTCTCCCGAGTTGGATTTCAG gaGAATGGCCAATGGATGTACACAGGTGGAGAAGATTGCACCGCCAGAATATGGGATTTAAG AGCTGGCCGACAATTCCAGTGCCAGAGGATATTCCAAGTGCCTGCACCGGTGAATGCAGTGGTATTACATCCAGACCAGTCACAGATTATGGTTGGGGGCCAGACTGGGATTATACACATATGGGATCTCAAGACTGATCATAACGAACAACTT ATACCAGAAGCAGAAGCGTCCATCCAGGACATAGCAATCGACCCGTCCGGGCGGCTGATGGCGGCGGTGAACAACAAGGGTAGCTGCTACGTGTGGGCGCTGGAGGGCACTCCCGCCCGCCCCGTACCGCGCAAGCACCTCGTCGCGCATCATAAGTACGCGCTGCGGTGCAAGTTCAGCGCGGACTCCTC TATGCTAGTGACGACGTCCGGTGACTGCTCGGCGCGGGTGTGGCGCACCCGCGACTGGTCGCTGGCGCGCGAGCTGCGCCACGACACCCAGCGCTGGGTGTGGGACGCGGCCTTCACTATCGACTCGCGGTATTTGTTCAcag GTTCTTCGGACAGCTACGCGCGGTTGTGGGATCTCGAAAAAGGAACTCTGGAGAGAGAGTACTGCGGTCATCAGAAACCTATCACAGCTCTTGCTTTTCGCGATCAacctgtttaa
- the LOC119838750 gene encoding high mobility group protein D-like isoform X1 produces the protein MNNSTNQSIDRWRCGSDARCPKLACSRNIASSSIHFLSVLYVCSLVVYEFKNYFKIFAIRKKVKMSDKPKRPMSAYMLWLNSAREQIKADNPGLKVTEIAKKGGEIWRAMKDKSEWEEKAAQAKEQYTKDLESYNANGGGGEGGGKKAQKRGKKGKKASPAKAKKKKEESEDEDGGDDDEEESE, from the exons ATGAATAATTCGACCAATCAGAGCAtagatagatggcgctgtggTAGCGACGCGAGGTGCCCCAAGCTCGCTTGCTCTAGGAACATTGCTTCGAGCTCCATACATTTTCTTTCGGTTCTCTACGTCTGCAGTTTGGTTGTGTACgagttcaaaaattatttcaaaattttcgcCATCAG gaaaaaagttaaaatgtcGGACAAGCCGAAGCGTCCTATGTCAGCATACATGCTATGGCTGAACAGTGCAAGGGAACAGATTAAAGCCGATAATCCCGGACTCAAAGTCACCGAAATTGCTAAAAAAGGAGGCGAAATATGGAGGGCTATGAAGGACAAGAGt GAATGGGAAGAGAAAGCTGCTCAAGCTAAGGAACAGTACACAAAAGATTTAGAATCATATAATGCAAATGGAGGTGGTGGCGAAGGTGGTGGCAAGAAGGCACAAAAGCGAGGAAAGAAGGGAAAGAAAGCGTCACCTGCT AAGGCCAAGAAGAAGAAGGAAGAGTCTGAAGATGAAGAcggtggtgatgatgatgaagaagaAAGCGAATGA
- the LOC119838750 gene encoding high mobility group protein D-like isoform X2: MSDKPKRPMSAYMLWLNSAREQIKADNPGLKVTEIAKKGGEIWRAMKDKSEWEEKAAQAKEQYTKDLESYNANGGGGEGGGKKAQKRGKKGKKASPAAKKKKEESEDEDGGDDDEEESE; encoded by the exons atgtcGGACAAGCCGAAGCGTCCTATGTCAGCATACATGCTATGGCTGAACAGTGCAAGGGAACAGATTAAAGCCGATAATCCCGGACTCAAAGTCACCGAAATTGCTAAAAAAGGAGGCGAAATATGGAGGGCTATGAAGGACAAGAGt GAATGGGAAGAGAAAGCTGCTCAAGCTAAGGAACAGTACACAAAAGATTTAGAATCATATAATGCAAATGGAGGTGGTGGCGAAGGTGGTGGCAAGAAGGCACAAAAGCGAGGAAAGAAGGGAAAGAAAGCGTCACCTGCT GCCAAGAAGAAGAAGGAAGAGTCTGAAGATGAAGAcggtggtgatgatgatgaagaagaAAGCGAATGA